The Armatimonadota bacterium region CTAAGGGCAATCCAAGGGAGGCAGAGCCTCCCGATAGCTGAGCACTCTGTTTGCCCGTCTTCACAGCGCCTCGTGTGTGCCTCTGCAGCACGAGGCGCATTGCTTTTGCTGGCAATCCACAGCAGGAAGGAGACGGGACAAACATGAAACCATCCGAGTTTCTGAGGCAGGCAGAAGAGCTGCGCCAGAGCGAGCAGTCTCTGCGCTGGGAAGGCACTTTTGCCGACTATCTGGAGATTGTTACCAAAAACCCGCAGGTGGCAGACCTGGCGCATGCCCGTGTGTACGACATGATCATGGCTGCCGGAGTAGATGAGCCGGAGGGGCGTCCCAAGCAGTATCGCTTCTTCCGCTCCGAAATCTTCGGGCTCGATAAGACCCTGCAGCAGATGGTGGAGGAGTACTTCGCACCGGCAGCGCGGCGCCTGGACGTGCGCAAGCGTATCCTCATGCTCGTCGGTCCCGTAGGAGGTGGTAAGTCCACGCTCGTGACGATGCTCAAGCGAGGACTGGAACGCTACTCCCGCACCGAGCAGGGCGCGGTGTACGCCATCAAGGGCTGCCCGATGCACGAGGAGCCGCTACACCTCATCCCAGAGGACCTTCGAGCGGATTTCCGCCGGCAGTTTGGCATCTACATCGAAGGCGACCTGTGCCCTGTGTGCCGATGGCGCCTGAAGGAAGAGTTTCACGGCAAGATTGACCAGGTGCCGGTGGAACGCATCTTCTTCTCCGAGCGCAATCGGGTGGGAATCGGCACCTTCAAGCCATCCGACCCCAAATCGCAGGACGTTTCGGATCTGACGGGCAGTGTGAACCTGCAGATGCTGACCGAAATCGGCGTGGAGAGCGACCCGCGCGTGTATAACTTCGACGGCGAACTGAACATCGCCAATCGGGGTGTTATGGAATTCATCGAGATGCTCAAGGCGGATAAGCGATTCCTGTATGAACTCAACACGGTCGCAGGTGAGCAGATGATTAAAGCCTCCCGGTTCGCACTCATCTACTGTGACCTCGTTGTCGTTGCTCACACGAATGAGTATGAGTACAACGCCTACTTCTCCAACAAAGAGAACGAGGCAATGATTGACCGCATCTTCGTGGTCAAAGTGCCCTACAACCTGCGCGTCAGCGACGAAGTGCGTATCTACGAGAAACTCATCGCCCAGAGCGAAGTGCAAGAGGACGGAGTCGACCTCAAGAAGGTGCACATCGCGCCACACGCCCTGCGCGTTGCCAGTATGTTCGCCGTGCTCAGCCGGCTGAAGCCCTCCAAGAAAAGCGGCTTGAGCCTGATGACCAAGATGAAGCT contains the following coding sequences:
- a CDS encoding protein PrkA; its protein translation is MKPSEFLRQAEELRQSEQSLRWEGTFADYLEIVTKNPQVADLAHARVYDMIMAAGVDEPEGRPKQYRFFRSEIFGLDKTLQQMVEEYFAPAARRLDVRKRILMLVGPVGGGKSTLVTMLKRGLERYSRTEQGAVYAIKGCPMHEEPLHLIPEDLRADFRRQFGIYIEGDLCPVCRWRLKEEFHGKIDQVPVERIFFSERNRVGIGTFKPSDPKSQDVSDLTGSVNLQMLTEIGVESDPRVYNFDGELNIANRGVMEFIEMLKADKRFLYELNTVAGEQMIKASRFALIYCDLVVVAHTNEYEYNAYFSNKENEAMIDRIFVVKVPYNLRVSDEVRIYEKLIAQSEVQEDGVDLKKVHIAPHALRVASMFAVLSRLKPSKKSGLSLMTKMKLYDGEKQVGDWDQRHLKELQEEYPDEGMQGVSPRFIINRISSAIARSGKSCITPIDVLRSLRDGLAEYTSNEEEKRKLLGLIDEVRKEYDELAKKEIQRAFVYSYEKAAQTLLDNYLDNVDAYCNRTKVKDPITGEDMEPDERLMRSIEEQIGISENAKREFREGILRSVASLARRNIRFDVHSDERLKEAIERKLFADLKDVVKITTSVTTPNEEQLKKMNEVVDRLCSEHGYCPVCASEVMRYVGTLLNR